One region of Candidatus Poribacteria bacterium genomic DNA includes:
- a CDS encoding HAD-IB family hydrolase gives MSVPAPKKTAAFFDVDGTLLKSTIVHCYIWIRSLQIPFFLKHLWLIGFLPKIVYYLILDSISRIRFNQVFYRNYRGKNAAEIKALSTKIFEAYIRPKIFSEAVSQIQEHKEQGAAVVLVTGSLDFIVQPIADYLGVDSVLAPQLREEDGQFTGELTTAPLIGDEKAKAMRNYADQHEISLEESYAYGDSQSDLPMLECVGNPVVVNPAKSLRQKASASGWEMHEWL, from the coding sequence ATGTCGGTTCCAGCCCCGAAAAAGACAGCTGCATTTTTCGATGTAGATGGCACTTTATTGAAGTCCACAATTGTGCATTGCTACATCTGGATACGATCTTTACAGATTCCGTTCTTTCTAAAACACTTGTGGCTCATCGGGTTTCTCCCCAAAATTGTGTACTATCTGATTTTGGACAGTATAAGTCGAATCCGTTTCAATCAGGTGTTTTATCGTAACTATCGTGGGAAAAATGCTGCCGAGATTAAAGCGTTGTCTACAAAGATATTCGAGGCTTACATTCGTCCCAAAATTTTCTCGGAAGCGGTATCTCAAATTCAAGAACATAAAGAACAGGGGGCAGCTGTGGTTCTCGTAACTGGATCGCTTGATTTTATCGTCCAACCCATCGCGGATTATCTTGGTGTTGATTCTGTATTGGCACCGCAACTTCGTGAAGAGGACGGGCAGTTTACTGGTGAACTCACAACCGCACCTCTCATCGGTGACGAAAAAGCGAAAGCGATGCGCAACTACGCCGATCAACACGAAATTTCACTCGAGGAAAGTTATGCTTACGGCGATAGTCAATCCGATCTCCCAATGTTGGAATGTGTTGGAAATCCTGTTGTCGTGAATCCAGCAAAATCACTTCGCCAGAAAGCATCTGCATCTGGGTGGGAGATGCACGAATGGCTTTGA
- a CDS encoding DegT/DnrJ/EryC1/StrS family aminotransferase, producing MAARLAIDGGTPVIAESIPGGMHGPSVIDQREIDAVTEVLRSGKLFRFVEDSNVASFESEAAAYLGAKHALMVNSGTSAIICALTGIGIGPGDEVILPGYTFIATAAAIVGVGAIPVIAEIDDSLGLDVADVKRKITPHTKAILPVHMQGVPCRLEAIVELAQQHDLQVVEDCCQCVGGQYKGKYAGTWGHAGAWSLNYYKVISCGEGGLVFTDDYDVYERAAFAAEPGLPMWMSDSEWQNKPFSRQCYRTSEILGAIARVQLSKLEDILGHTRRLKKAFTAELADDPKGYIRQHVDDPTGECGISAAIIVRDVELAKKYADALRSEGLNAGTAYNEGFPDRHIYTYWDSILFKHSPDASGYPWKDPRYKGDVEYSRDMCPQTLSILGRALRFGFNVNMQEEHARLMAAAINKVDDALG from the coding sequence ATGGCAGCACGTTTAGCAATAGATGGCGGAACGCCCGTTATCGCCGAATCTATACCCGGCGGAATGCATGGACCCAGTGTGATTGATCAGCGTGAGATTGATGCTGTAACCGAGGTCTTGCGCAGTGGTAAACTCTTTCGATTCGTTGAGGATTCAAATGTAGCCAGTTTTGAGAGCGAAGCAGCCGCATACCTCGGGGCAAAACACGCTTTAATGGTGAACTCAGGTACCTCGGCGATCATCTGCGCGCTTACCGGTATCGGTATCGGACCGGGTGATGAGGTGATTTTACCCGGTTACACCTTCATTGCGACTGCTGCGGCCATCGTCGGTGTGGGGGCAATTCCGGTCATCGCAGAAATTGACGATTCACTCGGTTTAGATGTCGCTGATGTTAAACGGAAAATTACACCGCATACCAAAGCCATCTTACCTGTACACATGCAAGGCGTGCCGTGCCGTCTCGAGGCGATTGTCGAACTTGCACAGCAGCACGATCTGCAAGTTGTTGAGGATTGCTGTCAATGTGTCGGCGGGCAGTATAAGGGTAAATATGCTGGAACTTGGGGGCATGCGGGGGCATGGAGTCTCAATTACTACAAGGTGATCTCTTGTGGAGAAGGAGGACTCGTCTTTACCGACGACTATGATGTCTATGAGCGCGCAGCGTTCGCGGCGGAACCCGGTCTGCCGATGTGGATGAGCGATTCTGAATGGCAGAACAAACCCTTCTCGCGGCAGTGCTACCGGACGAGTGAAATTTTGGGGGCGATTGCACGTGTGCAGCTCTCAAAGTTAGAAGATATCTTGGGACATACACGCCGCCTCAAAAAGGCGTTCACCGCAGAACTTGCCGACGATCCGAAGGGTTATATCCGGCAACATGTAGATGATCCAACCGGTGAGTGCGGTATAAGTGCGGCGATTATCGTGCGTGATGTGGAACTCGCGAAGAAGTACGCCGATGCGCTCAGGTCTGAGGGGCTCAATGCTGGCACCGCTTACAACGAGGGTTTCCCTGATCGACACATCTATACCTATTGGGACTCCATCTTATTCAAGCATTCACCCGACGCGTCGGGGTATCCGTGGAAGGATCCGCGCTATAAAGGGGATGTTGAGTATTCACGGGATATGTGTCCACAGACATTATCTATCTTAGGGCGTGCGCTACGGTTTGGGTTCAACGTGAATATGCAAGAAGAGCACGCGCGATTGATGGCTGCCGCGATTAATAAAGTGGACGATGCTCTCGGATAA
- a CDS encoding GNAT family N-acetyltransferase codes for MTKLTPQECLVLADVLGDTPMTVISASRLKQGMCNAYVAGTLPDVTAALVFDAYCPDEPCGFGTDADALWQLLKATDGWGCINVDTPCAASLGALIEADRDTTIRYYGDVCHALLEPVHRHSNEAVRLLTLADVERLTKAPAEVQGNGYKTHEAMVTEGITAGAVVDGDIVAIAHTYAETDLHADIGVSTLEQWREKGFATAAASLVAKEIQARGKMPAWSCGEDNFASLRVAQKLGFTEVGRRTYVIPTSPE; via the coding sequence ATGACCAAACTTACACCCCAAGAATGTCTGGTTCTGGCTGATGTCCTCGGTGATACTCCGATGACAGTTATCTCCGCATCCCGTTTGAAACAGGGGATGTGCAATGCCTATGTCGCTGGCACGCTGCCGGATGTAACCGCTGCACTTGTTTTTGATGCTTACTGTCCAGATGAGCCGTGCGGTTTCGGCACCGATGCCGACGCATTGTGGCAGCTGTTAAAAGCAACCGACGGTTGGGGTTGTATCAACGTTGACACCCCATGCGCTGCATCGCTCGGTGCCCTTATTGAAGCAGACAGAGACACAACTATCCGCTATTATGGCGATGTCTGTCACGCGCTTTTAGAACCTGTCCACCGTCATTCAAACGAGGCAGTTCGCCTTCTAACCTTAGCGGATGTCGAACGTCTGACAAAAGCCCCTGCAGAAGTCCAAGGCAACGGTTACAAAACACACGAGGCAATGGTAACAGAGGGCATCACCGCTGGAGCCGTTGTGGACGGCGATATTGTTGCCATCGCGCATACTTATGCAGAAACCGACCTGCATGCCGACATCGGTGTCTCCACACTTGAACAGTGGCGCGAAAAAGGATTCGCTACCGCTGCGGCATCCCTTGTCGCCAAGGAGATTCAGGCGAGAGGTAAAATGCCAGCTTGGAGCTGCGGTGAAGACAATTTCGCCTCGCTCCGCGTCGCGCAAAAATTAGGTTTCACCGAAGTCGGTCGGCGTACTTATGTTATTCCCACTTCACCAGAATAG
- a CDS encoding MBL fold metallo-hydrolase, whose protein sequence is MKITILGSGTSTGVPEYKCECETCEDARDVNSKNYRTRSSIHIEKDGKHLQFDLGPNFMDQIVRNRIDRIDAVIFTHSHADHVSGTNDIVMPCRKQQMDMPIYGPEQTIGILQRNFDYMFTKETFQGGGVGHLLPNVVERDQRFELLGFDIIPVPVEHGNVPTYGYRIDDFGYLPDVKRLPKESQDLLNGIKVLVIDALSFNPRHPTHLSVGEALEISDALKTRETYFTHIMHRLDHRYFKEQCEEVDIELPDNADLAYDGQIIQL, encoded by the coding sequence ATGAAGATTACGATTTTGGGTTCAGGCACCTCAACAGGCGTTCCTGAGTATAAATGTGAGTGCGAGACCTGCGAAGATGCACGGGATGTTAACTCGAAAAACTACCGGACCCGTTCATCAATCCATATTGAGAAAGATGGCAAACATCTCCAATTCGACCTCGGACCCAACTTCATGGATCAGATTGTCCGAAATCGGATTGACAGGATAGATGCTGTTATCTTCACACATTCTCACGCCGATCACGTCAGTGGAACAAACGATATTGTGATGCCGTGCCGGAAACAGCAGATGGATATGCCGATCTACGGTCCGGAGCAAACGATTGGTATCTTACAACGGAACTTCGATTATATGTTCACAAAGGAGACGTTCCAAGGTGGTGGTGTTGGTCATCTGCTCCCGAATGTCGTTGAACGGGATCAAAGGTTCGAGCTGCTCGGTTTTGATATTATTCCGGTTCCTGTTGAACACGGAAATGTTCCCACTTACGGCTACCGGATTGATGATTTCGGGTATCTGCCAGATGTGAAGCGACTTCCAAAGGAATCGCAGGACTTGTTAAACGGGATAAAGGTATTGGTGATTGACGCGCTGAGTTTCAATCCGAGGCATCCAACGCACCTTTCGGTTGGTGAGGCGTTAGAGATTAGCGATGCGCTGAAAACGCGGGAAACCTATTTCACGCACATTATGCACCGACTGGATCATCGTTATTTCAAAGAGCAGTGTGAAGAGGTAGACATTGAACTGCCTGATAACGCTGATTTAGCTTATGATGGTCAGATTATTCAACTATAA
- a CDS encoding HlyD family efflux transporter periplasmic adaptor subunit gives MKNLIITVAVVLVLVVAIGWVVLGRSKNGADPAALKKVEVVERGDFQMSIRATGNLEPLIDVEVKSNVEGEIVGLHVKNGEYVEEGQVLIELDPELYEEEKKQAEADVRAAKAQLKQADLNILLKKERLESQLVQAESDFKIAQANFETTQASTITQINQAETDILTAKNSLDQDNIALEQARIALEQAKITLSEQETSLNSAKIAWDNAKSELDRNTELYDKELVSKKALEDAQAGHVNAKVQYENAEKRVESQKQTITSQQRTIKVRETSIASRELTLENQKHNLEDLKKMRKNSEEEARLRVENSRTRLDELNLTLENEKSLTEQSRVSADANRLRRESTLKNQTERLEWTTIKAPMAGIITLLELEEGEIVTSGRSAFSQSPPLMTIVDPSKMVVKTFINEVDMERLKDGQRAEIKVDAYQTKTYEGRVYEISPSGQQQDNIISFEVMIEVLGSPEELKPGMSTDVDIITYEEKNVLMVPIDALINEKRVTVNALVGNTSPFKPKQPIEMQTISEKIFNGTVESVGDGSVTISLDSSQRGIMPGPSTVSLLIKGKKEADGVRAQVNVSKGKFVMLDDGSAKGKRTPVETGMQNETKVVITSGATEGDRVILQKRKPPQGGGWGK, from the coding sequence TTGAAAAATCTAATTATTACTGTCGCCGTTGTCTTGGTCCTCGTTGTAGCAATCGGTTGGGTTGTGCTTGGACGTAGCAAAAACGGTGCCGATCCGGCTGCATTGAAAAAAGTCGAGGTCGTTGAACGCGGCGATTTCCAAATGAGTATCCGCGCCACCGGCAACCTAGAACCGCTTATTGACGTAGAGGTCAAATCCAACGTCGAAGGTGAGATCGTTGGACTTCATGTTAAAAACGGTGAATACGTAGAAGAAGGTCAAGTCCTGATAGAACTCGATCCCGAACTCTATGAGGAAGAAAAAAAACAGGCGGAAGCGGATGTCCGAGCTGCTAAAGCGCAACTCAAGCAGGCGGATCTGAACATCTTACTCAAAAAGGAACGCCTCGAAAGCCAGTTGGTTCAGGCTGAATCCGACTTTAAAATCGCTCAGGCGAATTTTGAGACGACACAAGCCTCAACCATAACACAAATCAATCAAGCAGAAACAGACATTCTGACCGCGAAAAACTCACTTGACCAAGATAACATCGCTCTGGAGCAAGCCCGAATCGCGCTTGAACAGGCAAAAATCACACTGTCTGAACAGGAGACATCACTAAATTCAGCCAAGATTGCCTGGGATAACGCGAAATCGGAACTCGATCGAAATACCGAACTTTATGACAAGGAATTGGTTTCCAAAAAAGCGTTGGAAGACGCGCAAGCTGGACACGTGAACGCCAAGGTGCAATATGAAAACGCCGAAAAACGGGTGGAATCACAGAAACAGACGATCACTTCACAGCAAAGAACGATTAAAGTACGAGAAACTTCCATAGCATCACGCGAATTAACATTGGAAAACCAGAAGCACAACCTTGAAGATCTGAAAAAGATGCGGAAAAATTCAGAAGAAGAAGCCAGACTCCGCGTCGAAAATTCTCGAACCCGTTTAGACGAATTGAATCTCACTCTTGAAAACGAGAAATCTCTAACCGAGCAATCCAGAGTGAGTGCCGACGCCAATCGACTCCGACGCGAGAGTACGCTGAAAAACCAGACAGAACGGCTGGAATGGACGACCATCAAGGCTCCTATGGCAGGAATCATCACACTTCTCGAACTTGAAGAGGGTGAAATCGTGACTTCCGGACGTTCAGCATTCTCGCAAAGTCCACCGTTGATGACCATCGTTGACCCATCAAAAATGGTCGTCAAAACCTTCATCAACGAAGTGGATATGGAACGGTTGAAAGACGGACAACGAGCAGAAATCAAAGTCGATGCCTACCAGACCAAAACATACGAAGGTAGGGTTTATGAGATATCGCCCAGTGGACAGCAACAGGACAATATCATCTCTTTTGAGGTAATGATAGAAGTACTTGGATCCCCAGAGGAACTCAAACCCGGTATGAGCACAGATGTTGACATCATCACCTACGAGGAGAAAAATGTACTCATGGTGCCCATTGATGCCCTCATCAACGAAAAACGTGTGACGGTCAACGCACTGGTGGGTAATACATCTCCTTTCAAACCGAAGCAACCCATTGAGATGCAGACCATTAGCGAGAAGATATTCAATGGCACGGTTGAGAGCGTTGGGGACGGTAGCGTCACCATCAGTTTGGATAGCAGCCAACGTGGGATTATGCCAGGCCCCTCGACTGTATCACTTCTGATCAAAGGGAAAAAGGAAGCCGACGGTGTCCGCGCCCAGGTAAATGTCTCAAAAGGGAAGTTCGTCATGTTGGATGATGGCAGTGCTAAAGGCAAGAGAACGCCCGTTGAAACAGGCATGCAAAACGAGACGAAAGTCGTTATCACAAGCGGTGCCACCGAAGGCGACCGAGTTATTCTGCAAAAAAGAAAACCGCCACAAGGCGGCGGTTGGGGAAAATAA
- a CDS encoding ABC transporter permease: MNLIECIILGISSLRRNPLRSALTILGIIVGVGSVVSMVSVGDGSSAMVLREIERTGGTKIIEIYKDDWDKQSGTLSRAAGEAVRGRGRWQRNRAENLETEDAFEILKYARGVIDVVAEDDMGGWNVNYKGRSKESRIVASTAGYDRSHNWYPSSGRFFTAEEVEAASSVAVIGSKIAEEVFLEEDPIGREIKASRPSYWRGMSGLYEVRLKVIGVMEEKGDAMDTSGWDDRFIIPITTLQQRFKGRQDVERIRVEAVDVDTIPTAIVDAKDILGRQHNNTGEEYNYWTATEELATANKVGLVMKALMGGIAAIALMVAGIGVMNIMLVSVTDRTKEIGLRKALGATRNDILAQFLIEASVLTLAGGILGAILGVFMGRGTAALISKFVWEGSNWPSVISFGTMVIALLVSVAIGVFFGLYPANKAAKLTPVEALRTD, encoded by the coding sequence ATGAATTTGATTGAATGTATCATTTTAGGGATTTCGAGTTTGCGGCGAAACCCGCTCCGCTCCGCCTTGACGATCTTAGGGATTATCGTGGGTGTTGGATCCGTTGTCAGCATGGTATCCGTCGGAGACGGATCAAGTGCCATGGTTCTACGTGAGATTGAGCGAACCGGTGGTACGAAAATCATTGAAATCTATAAAGACGATTGGGACAAACAGTCTGGAACACTGAGTCGCGCAGCTGGGGAAGCCGTACGCGGCAGAGGCCGCTGGCAAAGGAATCGCGCCGAGAACTTGGAAACCGAGGATGCTTTTGAGATCTTAAAGTATGCCCGCGGTGTTATTGATGTCGTTGCTGAGGATGATATGGGCGGATGGAACGTGAATTATAAAGGACGATCAAAGGAATCCCGTATCGTCGCCTCAACCGCTGGATACGACCGATCGCATAACTGGTACCCCTCAAGTGGTAGATTCTTCACCGCTGAAGAGGTGGAAGCTGCGAGTAGCGTCGCTGTGATTGGCTCGAAAATTGCCGAAGAAGTCTTCCTTGAAGAAGACCCTATAGGGAGAGAAATCAAAGCCTCGCGTCCGTCTTATTGGCGCGGAATGAGTGGACTTTATGAGGTACGTCTCAAAGTGATTGGTGTGATGGAAGAGAAAGGCGACGCAATGGATACTTCCGGTTGGGATGACCGGTTCATTATTCCGATAACCACACTCCAACAGCGTTTCAAAGGACGCCAAGACGTTGAACGCATCCGTGTCGAAGCCGTTGATGTTGATACTATCCCCACCGCAATAGTGGATGCCAAAGATATATTAGGGAGACAGCACAACAACACCGGTGAAGAATATAACTATTGGACAGCTACAGAGGAATTAGCAACCGCCAATAAGGTCGGCTTGGTCATGAAAGCCTTGATGGGCGGCATCGCTGCTATCGCGCTCATGGTCGCGGGTATCGGCGTGATGAATATTATGCTCGTCTCTGTCACTGATCGGACAAAGGAAATTGGGCTCCGGAAAGCACTCGGTGCTACGCGGAACGATATTTTAGCCCAATTCTTGATCGAGGCATCGGTGCTGACGCTTGCGGGGGGTATTCTTGGTGCGATCTTAGGTGTCTTTATGGGGCGCGGTACAGCTGCACTCATCTCTAAGTTCGTCTGGGAAGGTAGCAACTGGCCCTCGGTCATCTCATTTGGAACGATGGTGATTGCGTTACTCGTCTCTGTCGCAATCGGTGTCTTCTTCGGGTTATACCCTGCCAACAAGGCAGCGAAATTGACACCTGTCGAGGCACTTCGGACCGATTAG
- a CDS encoding ABC transporter permease — protein sequence MRIFEGLSVGVSAIRSNKLRSLLTMLGIIIGVAAVLAMIAIGDGAKAIVLQDAEKLGGVNQFTMYRSSYKRVGSRWMPNRSNEYFEFEDVLAIEAECPSVEVVVPRIPEWRGVLVQVADGSEARTGYNGVNYTFAEAMDWDVVQGRFISEEDIENETKVCVLGTEVVMTLFGNASPIGQEIKISRGGDRYSRYGRKEENRLTERFTVVGTMAPRGRSLRFGWNLDDMVFLPLTTTQKRFTGNDRIMMLSVHANTVEEVPQAIEEVKAVMRKRHKNQDDFFSLRDMREGMAQLEKIGKVIKIALGSIAGFSLLVGGIGIMNMMLVAVTERTREIGLRKALGAKRADILVQFLIEAVAMCAVGGAIGVLVGLFAGEGMALLAVKIVQIVPEWPSVISTQWILISVSFSAIIGISFGLYPAIKASALSPIEALRAE from the coding sequence ATGCGTATATTTGAAGGGTTATCTGTTGGAGTTTCTGCGATTCGCAGCAATAAGTTGCGCTCCTTGCTTACCATGCTCGGTATTATCATCGGTGTGGCCGCGGTACTGGCGATGATCGCTATCGGGGATGGTGCCAAGGCGATTGTGCTGCAAGACGCAGAGAAATTAGGCGGTGTGAATCAGTTTACGATGTACCGCAGTTCTTACAAACGGGTTGGAAGTCGTTGGATGCCGAACCGTAGCAACGAATACTTTGAATTTGAAGACGTGTTAGCGATTGAAGCGGAATGTCCATCTGTGGAGGTTGTCGTGCCGCGAATTCCAGAATGGCGAGGTGTCCTCGTCCAAGTCGCCGATGGCTCTGAAGCACGAACAGGCTATAACGGCGTAAACTACACGTTCGCGGAGGCGATGGATTGGGACGTTGTGCAAGGCCGGTTCATTTCTGAAGAAGATATTGAAAACGAAACAAAAGTCTGTGTATTAGGTACAGAGGTTGTGATGACCTTATTCGGTAACGCCTCACCTATAGGTCAAGAAATTAAGATTAGCAGAGGCGGCGATCGGTATAGCCGGTACGGGCGAAAGGAAGAAAATCGCTTAACAGAACGGTTTACCGTCGTCGGAACGATGGCACCCCGCGGGCGAAGCCTACGATTTGGGTGGAACTTGGATGACATGGTCTTTCTCCCACTCACAACAACACAGAAACGTTTCACGGGCAACGATAGGATTATGATGCTTTCCGTCCACGCCAATACCGTTGAAGAGGTTCCACAAGCGATTGAAGAGGTGAAAGCCGTTATGCGGAAACGGCATAAGAACCAAGACGATTTCTTTTCGCTCAGGGATATGCGCGAAGGCATGGCGCAATTGGAGAAAATCGGTAAAGTCATAAAAATCGCACTTGGGAGTATCGCAGGGTTCTCGCTTCTCGTCGGTGGCATCGGCATTATGAACATGATGTTGGTCGCTGTAACCGAACGCACGCGTGAGATTGGGCTCCGAAAAGCACTCGGGGCAAAACGTGCGGACATTCTGGTGCAGTTCTTAATAGAAGCCGTTGCTATGTGTGCTGTCGGAGGGGCAATCGGGGTTCTGGTAGGTCTATTTGCTGGTGAAGGGATGGCACTCCTTGCTGTTAAAATCGTCCAAATTGTACCCGAATGGCCCTCGGTTATCTCCACACAGTGGATACTGATTTCCGTGTCATTTTCAGCCATAATCGGTATCTCTTTCGGGCTATATCCTGCAATAAAAGCATCAGCACTCTCACCGATCGAAGCACTACGTGCCGAGTAG
- a CDS encoding ABC transporter permease: MRLIEGLSIGISAIRANKMRSLLTMLGIIIGVAAVLAMIAIGDGAKIIVLQDAQKLGGANQFTMYRTSYKREGGRWIRIRSNEYMEYEDVLAIEAECPSVRAVTPRIPDWKGLLIQTADGTETRAGYNGVDAAYPTAMDWDVQEGRFITDADVENSTKICVLGEEVVTELFGDKSPLGQEIKIAKGSGRYDRWGRRDSKRSTERFTVVGTMMPRGRSLRFGWSYDNLVFIPISTVQERFTGDNRIQDIVVYAHTVADVPKAIEEVKTVIRKRHKGDDKFVGIFEMRSGMAQLEKISKMIKIALGSIAGFSLLVGGIGIMNMMLVAVSERTREIGLRKALGAKPFDILAQFLMEAIVICSVGGAIGIGLGIFAGEGMAMLAVKIAKIVPEWPAVISTQWILISVSFSAVIGILFGLYPAVKASSLSPIEALRTE, encoded by the coding sequence ATGCGTCTAATTGAAGGACTCTCCATCGGAATCTCCGCTATCCGCGCAAATAAGATGCGCTCGTTGCTTACAATGCTCGGTATTATCATCGGCGTCGCTGCAGTGCTGGCAATGATAGCTATCGGTGATGGTGCCAAGATAATTGTGCTACAAGATGCACAAAAATTAGGCGGCGCGAACCAGTTCACAATGTATCGAACGTCGTATAAACGAGAAGGTGGACGCTGGATTCGCATCCGTAGCAACGAATACATGGAATATGAAGATGTCCTCGCGATTGAAGCCGAATGTCCGTCGGTCAGGGCAGTCACACCTCGAATCCCAGATTGGAAAGGGTTGTTAATTCAAACCGCTGACGGAACCGAAACCCGCGCAGGCTATAACGGCGTAGATGCCGCCTATCCAACCGCAATGGATTGGGATGTTCAAGAGGGACGTTTTATTACAGACGCAGATGTCGAAAATTCAACGAAAATCTGTGTCCTCGGCGAAGAAGTCGTTACTGAACTCTTCGGCGACAAGTCGCCTTTGGGACAGGAGATCAAAATCGCAAAAGGGAGTGGTCGTTATGACCGATGGGGACGTAGAGACAGTAAACGCTCCACAGAACGGTTCACGGTCGTCGGAACAATGATGCCTCGCGGGCGAAGCCTCCGGTTCGGTTGGAGTTACGATAATCTCGTCTTTATACCGATCTCTACAGTCCAAGAACGGTTCACGGGCGATAACCGAATTCAGGATATCGTCGTCTACGCGCATACCGTCGCGGATGTCCCGAAGGCAATTGAGGAGGTAAAAACAGTTATCCGAAAGCGGCACAAGGGCGACGATAAATTCGTTGGAATCTTTGAGATGCGTTCAGGCATGGCACAATTAGAGAAAATTAGTAAGATGATTAAAATCGCCTTGGGCAGTATCGCAGGGTTTTCACTCCTCGTCGGTGGTATTGGTATTATGAATATGATGCTCGTCGCTGTGAGTGAGCGAACCCGCGAGATCGGCTTACGCAAGGCTCTCGGTGCTAAACCCTTCGATATTCTGGCACAGTTCTTGATGGAAGCTATTGTCATATGCAGTGTCGGCGGCGCAATCGGCATTGGGTTGGGTATCTTTGCTGGTGAAGGCATGGCAATGCTCGCCGTCAAAATCGCCAAAATCGTACCCGAATGGCCCGCTGTTATCTCTACGCAATGGATATTGATCTCCGTGTCGTTTTCGGCTGTGATCGGTATCTTGTTCGGGTTATATCCTGCGGTAAAAGCATCATCGCTCTCGCCGATTGAAGCACTCCGCACGGAATAG
- a CDS encoding ABC transporter permease: protein MRLIEGISIGVAAIRAHKMRSLLTMLGIIIGIAAVLAMIAIGDGAKEIVIQDVQKLGGATRFTLYHTSYKRENNRWIRIRSSEYMAYEDVLAIEAECPSVSAVTPRLADWRGVLFQASDGTEAYAGYNGVDATYTTAMGWDVKEGRFITDGDVENAARICVLGDELATELFGNQSPIGQEIKIVKRIRYRDQWGRRASRRSTERLTVVGTMVQRGTSLQFGWCYDNLAFIPISTVQERFTGNDRIGDIMVFANTIDVIPKAIEEVRTVIRKRHRDQDDFVRIRAMRSGMAQLEKISKVIKVALGSIAGFSLLVGGIGIMNMMLVAVTERTREIGLRKALGAKPLDILLQFLIEAVIMCGVGGAIGVGLGIFAGEGMAMLAVKIAKIVPEWPAVVSMEWVLISVSFSAAIGISFGLYPAIKASMLQPKEALRTD from the coding sequence ATGCGTTTAATTGAAGGAATATCTATTGGGGTCGCTGCAATTCGAGCGCACAAAATGCGTTCGCTATTAACGATGTTAGGAATTATCATCGGTATCGCAGCGGTCCTGGCAATGATCGCCATTGGTGATGGTGCTAAAGAAATTGTAATACAGGATGTCCAAAAGTTAGGCGGCGCGACCCGATTCACACTCTACCATACATCATACAAACGCGAAAATAACAGATGGATCCGCATCCGTAGCAGTGAATACATGGCATACGAAGATGTATTGGCAATCGAAGCAGAATGCCCTTCCGTGAGCGCAGTCACGCCTCGACTTGCCGACTGGAGAGGCGTTTTGTTTCAAGCCTCGGATGGTACTGAAGCCTACGCCGGTTATAACGGCGTAGATGCCACCTATACAACCGCAATGGGTTGGGATGTCAAAGAGGGACGCTTCATTACAGATGGAGATGTCGAAAACGCAGCAAGAATCTGTGTACTGGGTGATGAACTCGCGACCGAACTGTTTGGTAATCAATCTCCGATCGGACAAGAAATCAAAATTGTAAAAAGGATTCGCTACCGCGATCAATGGGGACGGAGGGCAAGCAGGCGATCCACCGAACGCCTCACGGTTGTTGGGACAATGGTGCAAAGGGGTACCAGTCTCCAGTTCGGCTGGTGCTACGACAATCTCGCTTTTATCCCTATATCAACCGTACAAGAACGCTTCACCGGTAACGATAGGATTGGGGACATTATGGTTTTTGCAAACACCATTGACGTTATCCCGAAAGCAATTGAAGAAGTGAGAACAGTCATCAGAAAACGACATAGAGACCAAGATGACTTCGTTAGAATTCGGGCGATGCGTTCAGGCATGGCACAATTAGAAAAAATCAGCAAGGTGATTAAAGTCGCCTTAGGCAGCATCGCCGGGTTCTCGCTCCTCGTCGGTGGCATCGGTATTATGAATATGATGTTAGTCGCCGTCACTGAACGTACGCGCGAGATCGGCTTACGAAAAGCACTCGGTGCCAAACCTTTAGATATCCTACTTCAATTCTTGATAGAAGCCGTAATCATGTGTGGTGTTGGTGGCGCAATTGGCGTTGGATTAGGTATCTTTGCCGGCGAAGGTATGGCGATGCTCGCCGTCAAAATCGCTAAAATTGTGCCCGAATGGCCCGCCGTCGTCTCTATGGAGTGGGTACTCATCTCGGTATCGTTCTCCGCGGCGATCGGTATCTCCTTTGGACTCTATCCTGCCATAAAAGCCTCTATGCTCCAGCCCAAGGAGGCTCTACGCACAGACTAA